A section of the bacterium genome encodes:
- a CDS encoding NAD(P) transhydrogenase subunit alpha, giving the protein METNVIFGLYIFTLAAFLGYQVISKVPALLHTPLMSATNAISGISLVASLVIAGGKYNTLATILGTVAVTSATINVVGGFLITDRMLKMFKKKEKGGKK; this is encoded by the coding sequence ATGGAAACTAATGTTATTTTTGGACTCTATATTTTTACGCTGGCCGCTTTTTTGGGGTATCAGGTTATTTCTAAAGTGCCGGCTTTATTGCATACACCGCTGATGTCGGCTACCAATGCTATCTCCGGTATTTCACTTGTAGCGTCACTGGTAATTGCCGGTGGTAAATACAACACACTGGCCACTATTTTAGGAACTGTTGCCGTAACAAGCGCCACCATTAACGTGGTGGGCGGCTTTCTCATTACCGACCGTATGCTGAAAATGTTTAAGAAAAAAGAGAAAGGAGGGAAAAAATAA
- a CDS encoding Re/Si-specific NAD(P)(+) transhydrogenase subunit alpha → MKIFVFKEKNAGEKRVALTPDGAKKLIKNKHDIIIESGAGLESGYTDSEYEAAGAKVGSIADGDIVLTINKPENISLKAGQTIVSLLYPLSEPALVKKLAEQKVTSIAVDMIPRTTLAQSMDVLSSQANLAGYWAVLAAASRLPKIFPMLMTAAGTITPAKVLILGAGVAGLQAIATARRLGAVVEVFDVRKVVKEQVQSLGAKFVEVDSAEDAAGSGGYAKEASAEYQAKQKELIKKHVAKSDVAITTALIPGKKAPILITADMVASMRPGSIVVDLAAEQGGNVEGCEAGKIADKNGVKIVGITNATSELCVHASQMYSTNMVNLLNHLCDKEGKLNLDMQDEIIAGSVIIKDGVVVHPKVSG, encoded by the coding sequence TTGAAGATATTTGTATTTAAAGAAAAAAACGCCGGCGAAAAGAGAGTGGCGCTAACGCCGGACGGGGCTAAAAAGCTCATTAAAAATAAACACGATATTATCATTGAAAGTGGAGCCGGACTGGAAAGCGGTTATACCGATTCCGAGTACGAAGCTGCTGGGGCCAAAGTAGGCAGTATTGCCGACGGCGATATTGTGCTTACTATCAACAAACCAGAAAATATTTCTCTTAAAGCTGGTCAAACTATCGTTAGCCTTTTGTATCCTTTAAGTGAGCCAGCCCTTGTTAAAAAACTGGCCGAACAAAAAGTAACCAGTATTGCGGTGGATATGATCCCGCGTACAACCTTAGCTCAGAGCATGGATGTGCTGAGTTCACAGGCTAACTTGGCCGGTTACTGGGCCGTACTAGCTGCTGCAAGTCGCCTTCCTAAAATTTTTCCCATGCTTATGACGGCGGCCGGAACTATCACGCCGGCTAAAGTTCTTATTTTGGGCGCTGGTGTAGCAGGCCTGCAGGCAATTGCAACGGCGCGCCGTTTAGGTGCTGTGGTAGAAGTGTTTGATGTGCGTAAAGTAGTAAAGGAACAAGTGCAATCGTTAGGTGCTAAATTTGTAGAAGTAGATTCTGCCGAAGATGCGGCTGGTAGTGGTGGGTATGCCAAAGAAGCCTCTGCCGAGTATCAAGCCAAGCAAAAAGAATTGATTAAAAAGCATGTGGCTAAAAGCGATGTGGCTATTACCACGGCCCTCATCCCTGGTAAAAAAGCGCCCATCCTTATTACAGCCGATATGGTGGCCTCCATGCGCCCCGGTTCCATCGTGGTCGATTTAGCGGCCGAGCAGGGGGGTAACGTAGAAGGCTGTGAGGCTGGTAAAATTGCCGATAAAAATGGTGTAAAAATTGTGGGTATTACCAATGCCACGAGCGAGCTATGTGTACATGCCAGCCAGATGTACTCCACCAACATGGTGAATTTGTTAAATCACCTGTGCGACAAAGAAGGTAAACTCAATTTAGACATGCAGGATGAGATTATAGCGGGATCTGTAATTATCAAGGATGGAGTGGTTGTGCATCCTAAAGTAAGTGGATAG